In Quercus robur chromosome 11, dhQueRobu3.1, whole genome shotgun sequence, the following proteins share a genomic window:
- the LOC126706843 gene encoding putative disease resistance protein RGA4: MADAILYGVVQKIIESLGSSTLKKIRSIRGVQDELEKMNNTVLTIQAVLEDAEEQQVKNHQVKDWLMKLRDAAFDADDLLSEFSTYVLQQEVMDGHKIAKKVRTFFSSSNQLVFGNEMAGKLSAMRERFNDIASDRHNFQLIERPLETRAVSRERETHSFVRDKEVIGRKEDKKAIIGLLQDSDAKENVSFISIVGIGGLGKTTLAQYVYNDETVKAHFELKIWVCVSEVFDVKTIVENIIISATDEKPKSLIMEHLQNKLREILNQKMYLLVLDDVWNENEDRWDELRTLLLGGKRGSKVVITTRAKLVADLTSSISQYPLEGLSDDQSWALLKRMAFEEEQETISTNFKAIGMDILKKCKGVPLAIKIIGRVLNDKKTEAEWSYIKNIELSKVPKLKDGIMPVLKLSYDHLPSYLKCCFAYCSLFPKDYLIDKLTLIQLWIAQGFIQSLDENLLLVDVANDYFKELLWRSFFQEVEEDEGMTSRFKMHDLIHDLAQYVSETDCTLVDTSAKNVKETGHHLSFPFYNVSFFEENLNTLVKANKIRTFILAYNKWEYDQGTIEESTLKKLISTFRYVRVLDLHGLNMKMLPNTLGTLMHLKYLDLSSNDIEVLPSCIIKLVNLQTLKLSRCKKLRELPVDIQKLVSLKHLHIDGCENLTHMPCGLGQITSLQTLTLFVVSKGSVGSFKHCGGLAGLKKLNDLRGKLEIKNLAWVKDASSEFKVANLKEKQHLSELELSWNLEGDDAVDTCDDENSMDGLQPHQSLKSLNVNGYMGVRFSSWLSFLTNLVELRIYNCKKCQYLPPLYQLPSLRQLIISNMDGLEYMTDGDMNDEISASLASPSTFFPSLEDLRIGGCLNLKGWWRSVDKGNEATTTSTISSSSSSTNHIPLPSFPRLSCFYLWNCPKMTCMPLFPNLEKKLYLWNSSLKALEETIEMNNRGGRASSFPSSSSSSSFSPPLSKLKKLELWHIQELESLPEEWFKNLTSLETLQIRNCPNLTSLPEGMSHLTSLHTLNIITGCPQLKQRCENENGEDWDKISHIPNLRIY; this comes from the coding sequence ATGGCCGATGCAATCCTCTATGGCGTTGTCCAGAAGATCATTGAAAGCTTGGGCTCCTCCACTCTCAAAAAGATTCGATCGATCAGGGGTGTCCAAGATGAGCTCGAAAAAATGAACAACACTGTTCTCACAATTCAAGCTGTACTTGAAGATGCAGAGGAGCAGCAGGTGAAGAACCACCAAGTCAAGGACTGGCTCATGAAGCTCAGAGATGCAGCTTTTGATGCGGATGACTTGTTGAGCGAGTTCTCCACTTATGTGTTGCAGCAAGAGGTGATGGATGGTCATAAAATTGCAAAGAAGGTACGCACTTTCTTTTCTAGTTCAAATCAACTGGTTTTTGGTAATGAGATGGCTGGCAAACTAAGTGCTATGAGGGAGAGGTTTAATGATATAGCGAGTGATAGGCACAATTTCCAATTGATAGAGCGTCCTTTAGAGACACGGGCTGTGAGTAGGGAGAGGGAAACTCACTCGTTTGTACGTGACAAAGAAGTTATCGGGAGAAAGGAGGATAAGAAGGCCATCATAGGTCTATTGCAAGACTCTGATGCGAAAGAAAATGTTTCGTTCATATCCATAGTAGGAATTGGTGGGCTTGGGAAGACCACGCTTGCTCAATATGTATACAATGATGAGACAGTCAAGGCacattttgaattgaaaatctGGGTGTGTGTTTCTGAGGTCTTTGATGTGAAAACCAttgttgaaaatataattatatctgCAACTGATGAAAAACCTAAAAGCCTTATAATGGAACATTTGCAAAATAAACTTCGCGAAATTCTCAATCAAAAGATGTATTTACTTGTGTTGGATGATGTGTGGAATGAGAATGAAGATAGATGGGATGAATTGAGAACTCTTTTGTTGGGTGGTAAAAGGGGAAGTAAGGTGGTGATAACTACACGGGCCAAATTGGTTGCAGATCTTACTAGCTCAATCTCACAATATCCTCTAGAGGGCCTGTCAGATGATCAATCTTGGGCTTTGTTGAAGCGAATGGCATTTGAAGAAGAGCAAGAGACCATCAGTACTAACTTTAAAGCAATTGGTATGGATATACTAAAAAAATGTAAGGGAGTGCCTCTTGCTATAAAGATAATAGGACGGGTCTTAAATGACAAAAAAACAGAAGCTGAATGGTCATACATCAAGAATATTGAACTCTCAAAGGTACCTAAGTTGAAAGATGGTATTATGCCGGTTTTAAAATTGAGTTACGATCATCTCCCATCATATTTGAAATGTTGTTTCGCATATTGTTCATTGTTTCCCAAAGATTATTTGATTGATAAGTTGACATTGATACAATTATGGATAGCACAGGGGTTTATCCAATCACTAGATGAGAACTTACTATTAGTGGATGTTGCCAATGATTACTTCAAGGAGCTACTTTGGAGATCCTTCTTccaagaagtagaagaagatgaaggcaTGACTAGTAGGTTTAAAATGCATGATTTAATCCATGATCTTGCGCAATATGTATCAGAGACTGATTGTACACTGGTTGATACCAGTGcaaaaaatgtgaaagaaaCGGGACACCATCTATCGTTTCCATTTTACAATGTTTCATTCTTTGAGGAGAATTTAAATACGTTGGTTAAAGCAAACAAGATACGGACATTTATATTGGCATATAACAAGTGGGAATATGATCAGGGAACAATTGAAGAATCAACTCtcaaaaaacttatttctaCTTTTAGATACGTGCGTGTGTTAGACCTACATGGTTTAAATATGAAGATGTTGCCAAATACTCTAGGTACTTTGATGCATCTAAAGTACCTTGATCTTTCCTCTAATGATATTGAGGTTCTCCCTAGTTGTATTATTAAATTGGTGAATTTGCAAACATTAAAGCTCTCTAGATGTAAAAAGCTTAGAGAGTTACCCGTAGATATTCAGAAATTGGTCAGCCTCAAGCACCTTCACATAGATGGTTGTGAGAATTTGACTCATATGCCATGTGGATTAGGGCAAATCACTTCTCTTCAAACATTAACCTTATTTGTTGTGAGTAAGGGTTCTGTAGGTTCTTTCAAGCATTGCGGTGGGCTAGCGGGATTAAAGAAGCTAAATGACTTGAGAGGAAAATTAGAGATTAAAAATTTGGCATGGGTGAAAGATGCTTCCTCAGAATTCAAGGTTGCAAATTTGAAGGAGAAGCAGCATCTCAGTGAGTTGGAATTAAGCTGGAATTTGGAGGGTGATGATGCCGTAGATACCTGTGATGATGAAAATTCCATGGATGGCCTCCAACCACATCAAAGTTTAAAATCTTTGAACGTGAACGGGTACATGGGTGTGAGGTTTTCTAGTTGGCTTTCATTCTTAACAAATCTCGTTGAATTAAGAATATACAATTGTAAGAAGTGCCAATATTTGCCACCGTTGTATCAACTCCCATCTCTCCGACAACTAATTATTTCGAATATGGATGGTCTGGAGTACATGACAGACGGGGATATGAATGATGAGATATCTGCTTCACTGGCATCACCATCAACATTTTTCCCATCCCTTGAGGATCTCCGTATCGGTGGTTGCCTCAATCTAAAGGGATGGTGGAGGAGTGTGGATAAGGGGAATGAGGCAACAACGACATCaacaatatcatcatcatcatcatcaactaaTCACATACCCTTGCCCTCCTTTCCGCGTCTTTCTTGTTTTTATCTTTGGAATTGCCCTAAGATGACTTGCATGCCGCTATTTCCAAATCTTGAAAAGAAGCTTTATTTATGGAATAGCAGTTTGAAGGCGTTGGAAGAGACAATAGAGATGAATAATAGGGGAGGAAGGGCTTCTTCATTTCcgtcctcttcctcttcctcctccttctcCCCTCCTCTCTCCAAATTAAAGAAATTGGAGTTGTGGCATATACAGGAGTTGGAGTCTCTGCCAGAGGAGTGGTTTAAAAACCTAACTTCTCTTGAGACATTACAGATTAGGAACTGTCCCAATCTGACGTCACTTCCCGAAGGGATGAGTCACCTCACCTCTTTACATACCCTGAATATCATCACTGGCTGTCCCCAATTAAAGCAAAGATGCGAGAATGAAAATGGAGAGGATTGGGATAAGATTTCTCACATCCCAAATCTTAGAATATATTGA